aaaaataaaGTTCGAgtatataattacaccaaatcaaagttcatatatcgaattgcatattgaaaacaaaattcattTGTAATTTTGATATTCATCCTCTATAATATTAACTTTAAGGATTTAAAattcctcaaactttttcaaaaaatcaatttaccatttttcACCTATTGCACCATTCACTTGGAAAATTACAATCAAATCCCTTTAACTATTAACGATAATAGTTGACTTTTTTGTTGGTTATTTTGTCATGTGTCATGTTTAGGTTGCACCACGTGGCATTATAacattttttctctttaaattccTTGTTAAAAAGGTTATTAGaatgtaaaaaattatcaaacattattaagttttaataattttataactttgtaatatttttacaattcttataaaatattgtaattttcaaaaaagttaaaagaaaaaaaatatcatatatgtCACCTCGCATAATTCTAACCTAACACATGAAAAAGAAACCAACAAAAAATCAATGAAAAGATTAGTGAGGTGTATTTTCCATAGGTTAAAAGGCGCAATTAAGCGTAAAATAGAGTAAGGACATAATTGAAATTTCGAAAACgtttcaatcaaaattaaattaagtgtgATTTAAGTTCGAGTCGTGCTAGAGTTTTTGTCCTTtcttgtaattaaaaaaaaaacaaaacattttaagatGCATGTGTTCTACTAAATCGCTTGTGCATACCAAAAGGAACTGTTTACGTAATTGGACCCAATGATTTTAATTCATCAGTATTTGCAAGCCTTTAGACCCAGAGAAGGCTTTCATTGATAAGACTAAAATATTGGGCCATTTGCCTTAGGGTTGAGattttcactttaaaaattAGGGCTCCACCTACCCAAGCCCAATTTctcaaaagaaactaaaaaccAGCCTACACATGACAGTTACTACTACTGTAAACCTCGACTCTCTGCTCTGCGTAAACCTCACGCCTCCTCCCTCATTGTATaagaaaaccctaaaccccaataCATCTTCCCCTGCCGAACCATCCAAACGCCTCACTCTCCACAAATCAAATATGGCAAGCAAAGAGCCCGATCACGAGCACAGAGAAGACGATGACGCCCCCGCCGCCGATGATGAAGACACCGGTGCTCAAGTTGCCCCTATCGTCAGGCTTGAGGAAGTCGCCGTTACCACCGGcgaggaagaagaagatgcCATACTCGATCTGTACgtatactttttcttttttattttccccattCATTTTCTTATTCTATTTTGGAATAATCTTGGAATTCGAATGGTTTGAattgtatattatatttttatcaggAAGTCGAAACTGTACCGATTTGATAAAGACGGGAATCAATGGAAAGAGAGAGGCGCTGGTACTGTGAAGCTGTTGAAGCACAAAAAGACTGGAAAAGTTCGCCTTGTTATGAGGCAATCTAAGACTCTCAAGATCTGCGCCAATCATTATGGTTCgttatcttctttctttttctcatcctcaattctgttttttttttattataaattcgTGATTTTATGAAAGTAAACAATATTCTGCAGTGTTGGCAACGATGACGGTGCAGGAGCACGCAGGGAACGACAAATCGTGCCTATGGCACGCTTCTGACTTTGCTGATGATGAACTGAAAGATGAACTTTTCTGCATTCGTTTTGCATCAGtggaaagtaagtaaaaaaaattttaattaacttttcTGTCATGTATCTGCTAAATTGAAATTGGATCAATGTTGTTTCAATTCTTTATTTAGACTAAGATCTGGACCTGCACATTAGggtttaataattcaattaagatAATGTTATAGAGTTGAGCTTTGAGCTTTTCTACTAGCAGTTTCATTGTGACTTCTaatattttacctaattttggttttgttctTAACTGTGTTAATGCTTGATTGAACACAGTTCAaaggtttatggtttaattCAAAGCTATTGGGATCAAAATTGTGATCATTCTACTTGACCTTGTATCGGTCTAAAATAAGCATTtcctgtaaaaaaaaaagactgcATTACAAATTTCTGGTAAGGACTGGCATACTGCATCTAATAACGCCATGCATCTGTGTTAGGAACTTATGATATTTAAAAGAAGCTATTGTATATGGTTTTTTTGTGCTTATTAATGGCTgcaataatttattgaaatttaccttttgtttctttatgaGCACTTCTACGTCTTTAGTGGTTAGTGGAAAAAGTGCAGTTGATATAATATGCGGAGAAGTAAGAAATATCAGTAATAATAAGATAACTTTACACCTATATGTAGAGTAATGTTATAGGCCTGTTTCTTAAAGTTTAAGTGAACTTCAGTTTTTCACCTTTTGCTGAGGTGGCTGAAGTTGACTTGAATTATACCTTAAAAGGAATTTTTGGATTTAGTAGTATCTTTGTGTGTGTATGATATTTCTTTACTCGGAAACTAATAAGATGGTGCGACATTGCATTCTTTTATAATGATTATAAGGTGTCATTTAAATAAGATAGGTTCCCTTGGATTTCCAGTTGATGAACTTCAAAATTAACTGTTTATGCTTGTGTAAAAGAAATGTGCTCTAagtatttgttgttttaatttctattcCTGAATACTTTGTTTATTCATGAATATTTGTTTCCTTGAGCTGATTCTTAAGTCATTTAGACAGAGGTTATAGAAATGGTTACATGCATGATTTGAGATCTGGATATAATAGCCACACTTGAGAGCTTGATATGTGGTGATAAATGTTTAGAGAAGAGTAGTTGGCTTTATTATTTCTTCCCTTTTAGCAACAATAAAAATGTGTTCTACGAGAGTAACAGGAACAGTTAAACTTAGAGATTGGTTTGGGTTGTAGTTGGCTGCATTTGTTTGTTATTTCCCTTTGTTGACAATTCTTGCGTCTTTGGTAACAAGATCCTTTTGGTCCTTACTGagtgtttttgttttca
The Gossypium raimondii isolate GPD5lz chromosome 8, ASM2569854v1, whole genome shotgun sequence DNA segment above includes these coding regions:
- the LOC105792424 gene encoding ran-binding protein 1 homolog a translates to MTVTTTVNLDSLLCVNLTPPPSLYKKTLNPNTSSPAEPSKRLTLHKSNMASKEPDHEHREDDDAPAADDEDTGAQVAPIVRLEEVAVTTGEEEEDAILDLKSKLYRFDKDGNQWKERGAGTVKLLKHKKTGKVRLVMRQSKTLKICANHYVLATMTVQEHAGNDKSCLWHASDFADDELKDELFCIRFASVENCKSFMETFREVAESQKSTEENKEASAAAGLLEKLSVEEKEAKDKVEEEDVKAKEETETKEDTKKVDDSEKKDGEPAST